Genomic DNA from Flavobacterium sp. N502540:
AGGCCTATAAACATTTAGGAAAAATAAACACCAACATTCAGGGCGGATTGTTTTAATCCTGTTAAGCATGTCTGAAAATAAAAAATACAAGTACCCGAACAAGCTTTCGATCGTAAGGTTCTTTTTAGATGCCGAAGGAGTGCGCAGAAACCCTATTCCTTATCATAAAAGATATTTTGATCAGTTTGGGGATTCTTTTTCGCTTCAGATAGGACGTTCGAAACACTTGATTTTATCGCGTGATAATGAGATTGCCCAGCATATTTTACAGAAAAATCAAAGGAACTATCACAAATCTAAATTTCAGTCCGTTTATCTTTCAAAATACTTGGGAAAAGGACTTTTGACCGTTGACGGTGATTTTTGGCTGAAACAAAGACGACTCATTCAGCCCGCGTTTCATAAACAGAAAATGAATCAGCTGGTTGAGAATATGAATGAGACAATCGTTTCAGAATTAAAGGAATTGGAGGAAGAAAAGTGCATTGATCTCTTTCCGGTTATGAGTCAGCTTGCATTTAATGTAGTGGCGAAATCACTGTTTCATCTTTCGATTTCGGAAGAGAAATTAAATCGGATCAAATACATCATCGAAGAAGTTCAGAATTTTTTGATCAAAGAAATTCGGCTTCCCCATAAAGCATGGTGGTTTTCTGTGAGTGGTCAGGTGGCAAAACATTTGGAACTGGCCGAAGAGAACAACCGAATCATTCAGGAAATTATTGACGAGCGAACCACTTCGGGAGAGCCCGTAAACGATTTGCTTCAGCTGCTTTTAGAAACACGTTACGAAGATACCGGTGAAGGAATGTCGGTCAAACAACTGATCGATGAAATTAAAATTCTTTTTATTGCCGGACATGAAACCAGTGCCAATGCCTTAACTTTTACACTATACCTTTTGGGAAGAAATCCGGAGATACAGCAGAAAGTATTGGATGAAATTCTGGAAATCGAAGCACAAACAGAGAATGTAG
This window encodes:
- a CDS encoding cytochrome P450 gives rise to the protein MSENKKYKYPNKLSIVRFFLDAEGVRRNPIPYHKRYFDQFGDSFSLQIGRSKHLILSRDNEIAQHILQKNQRNYHKSKFQSVYLSKYLGKGLLTVDGDFWLKQRRLIQPAFHKQKMNQLVENMNETIVSELKELEEEKCIDLFPVMSQLAFNVVAKSLFHLSISEEKLNRIKYIIEEVQNFLIKEIRLPHKAWWFSVSGQVAKHLELAEENNRIIQEIIDERTTSGEPVNDLLQLLLETRYEDTGEGMSVKQLIDEIKILFIAGHETSANALTFTLYLLGRNPEIQQKVLDEILEIEAQTENVVEQLQKMTYLNAVINETMRLYPPAWITDRQNVEDDTIGSYHLKKGTLIGVSFYELHRNPKYWENPEEFIPERFLGEQKKHSMQYFYPFGAGPRMCIGAGFAIYEMCLTVAHIVKKYVIKSETDTVQFNPLITLKPVGIEVLFSKR